In Methanosphaera sp. ISO3-F5, a genomic segment contains:
- a CDS encoding ABC transporter ATP-binding protein, whose protein sequence is MKKLADYEDFIDFLKELLKPHSLRFIIIISLLLVQSVCAINLPRILGRIINMFGEYTPGSTIFFTPKFTNLIIEITVLILITYILKTVITYMTYPVSDKITLELRQRIEKKVQKINYKYLNDTPSGEVMTRINHDAMIIRGFIGVKLSTILSKILLLIMAVVMMLIIDWELTKWYLLIMAVTLILIALINKYAIDYVKESREYMSKQISIIGDTYLNKTVVNTNDNKGYCEEKFDQINKLDKKAYNNTTKKMIILEPITLFMSNLVYILIYVIAISMLFDKTIQLEIVLELILYGQIIINQLKYFGKTIREVQVAYTSFLKIYELLHIPEQEETLENKENITKGEIEFKNVSFSYDNKKVLDNLNFKIDDKSKILIKGKLSNGKSTIINLLTKLYEIDSGEILIDGKNINTIPQKNIMDSCTILSEHNQLYKASVEENIAYSTDNISHEDIVKAAKEVGSHEFIMKLPEQYDTIISDENNNLSQGERELILLTRAYVKESKILIIDNAVTNMDRITKQKVLQSLRKLMQNKTTIILTDEIQCEYDNVIQL, encoded by the coding sequence ATGAAGAAACTTGCCGATTATGAGGATTTTATAGATTTTCTAAAGGAACTCTTAAAGCCACATAGCTTACGATTTATAATAATTATCTCATTACTACTAGTTCAATCCGTATGTGCCATTAATTTACCTCGAATACTAGGAAGAATAATAAACATGTTTGGAGAATATACTCCTGGAAGTACAATATTTTTCACACCAAAATTCACAAATCTCATAATTGAGATAACCGTACTTATCCTGATAACATATATTCTTAAAACAGTCATAACATACATGACATATCCAGTAAGTGATAAGATCACATTAGAATTACGTCAAAGAATTGAAAAGAAAGTTCAGAAAATAAATTACAAGTACTTAAATGACACCCCATCCGGAGAAGTAATGACAAGAATCAATCATGATGCAATGATCATACGAGGCTTTATAGGTGTTAAACTATCAACAATACTCTCTAAAATATTGTTACTAATAATGGCTGTAGTGATGATGCTAATCATCGACTGGGAATTAACCAAATGGTACCTGTTAATAATGGCCGTGACACTTATATTAATAGCCCTAATCAACAAGTATGCTATAGATTACGTGAAGGAATCACGAGAGTATATGAGTAAACAAATATCCATAATAGGAGATACTTACCTGAACAAAACGGTTGTGAACACAAATGATAATAAAGGCTATTGTGAAGAAAAATTCGACCAGATAAACAAGCTAGATAAAAAAGCATATAATAACACAACCAAAAAAATGATTATATTAGAACCAATAACATTATTCATGTCTAACCTGGTATACATTCTAATATATGTAATTGCAATAAGCATGTTATTTGATAAAACAATACAACTTGAAATCGTGCTGGAATTAATATTATACGGACAGATTATTATAAATCAACTTAAATACTTCGGAAAAACTATACGAGAAGTACAAGTAGCATATACTAGCTTCCTAAAAATCTATGAATTACTGCACATACCAGAACAGGAAGAAACATTAGAAAACAAAGAGAACATAACCAAGGGAGAAATAGAATTTAAAAATGTATCATTCAGTTACGATAACAAAAAAGTATTGGATAATTTGAACTTTAAAATAGACGACAAAAGTAAAATATTAATTAAAGGCAAGTTATCAAATGGAAAATCAACCATCATAAACCTATTAACTAAGCTATATGAAATAGATTCAGGTGAAATACTAATAGATGGTAAAAATATAAACACTATACCTCAAAAGAATATCATGGATTCATGCACAATCCTGTCCGAACATAATCAACTATATAAGGCAAGTGTCGAAGAAAACATAGCCTATTCAACAGATAATATAAGTCACGAAGACATAGTTAAAGCAGCAAAAGAAGTAGGAAGCCATGAATTCATAATGAAACTACCAGAACAGTATGATACAATAATATCCGATGAAAACAATAACCTCAGTCAGGGTGAACGTGAACTAATACTCCTGACAAGAGCATATGTTAAAGAATCAAAGATACTGATAATAGATAATGCTGTTACAAATATGGATAGGATAACTAAACAAAAAGTTCTTCAAAGTTTAAGAAAACTTATGCAAAACAAGACAACCATAATACTAACTGATGAAATTCAGTGCGAATATGATAATGTAATCCAATTATAA
- a CDS encoding ABC transporter ATP-binding protein — MKVLLRYFIKTQWKKIVPLIIFQFIATFSQFYGIYIVGKLLNLSLKGKDLEFLGHYEIILIIATLVTILAMLAVYAMSMNISSSSAYNIKKRMFHIYANAPLEEIHKFRSTSLISHATREVYNIRNFIFNVLTYVSIIPFVFLVLYLDISYLSSSLGIIYLILIAMIIIFVYFILRYACDKYFWVKRTFARINYLFKQGALLIDNILLNNKQQYEQEQFQDAIEASYTESMHYSKITSYFYPLFLIIFNLFIVLMVLFTSQELIVANMDITELVIFFQFILFTLTSINLLPAIFSSLSVANGTAKRIEQVLDIEYTVIEKDYEYKNNNNPNIIEFNDVNFKYATDNVISDMTFNVEKESTIAIVGKIASGKSTLLSLIHGLYPCTSGEIKIDGNTINQIKRKDLNSKISVATQKNFLFNDTVKTNITLNDDSIDLDEIRLSAELSGLDKYVDDIDDFLQYQVNEKGANLSTSIKNRLNIMRCLVKKADIYLFDNVFTTYDENSQYKIFEKIKEHLKNKTIILVTDNIEILENMDKIILLDDGKISTIGTHSELIENSEYYKNLVNNDKGMLL, encoded by the coding sequence ATGAAGGTCTTATTAAGATATTTTATTAAAACACAGTGGAAGAAAATTGTTCCACTCATCATTTTCCAGTTTATTGCAACATTTTCCCAATTCTACGGAATATATATTGTGGGAAAACTGCTGAATTTATCCCTAAAAGGAAAAGATCTGGAATTCTTGGGCCATTATGAAATAATTCTTATAATTGCGACCCTAGTAACTATACTGGCCATGCTGGCAGTTTATGCAATGTCGATGAACATCTCCTCATCCAGTGCATATAATATTAAAAAAAGAATGTTTCATATATACGCAAATGCACCCCTAGAAGAAATTCATAAGTTCAGAAGCACTAGTTTAATTAGTCATGCAACCAGGGAAGTGTACAATATAAGAAATTTTATTTTTAATGTTCTTACTTATGTATCCATCATCCCATTTGTGTTTTTAGTATTGTACCTGGATATTAGTTATCTGAGTTCCTCCCTAGGAATTATATACCTGATATTAATTGCAATGATCATAATCTTTGTCTATTTCATCCTAAGGTATGCATGTGATAAGTATTTCTGGGTAAAAAGAACATTTGCCAGAATCAATTACTTATTCAAGCAGGGAGCACTGTTAATCGATAACATACTACTGAATAACAAACAACAATATGAACAGGAACAATTCCAAGATGCTATAGAAGCATCATATACTGAAAGTATGCATTATTCTAAAATAACAAGTTATTTCTATCCGTTATTTTTAATAATATTTAATTTGTTCATAGTACTGATGGTACTCTTCACTAGCCAGGAATTAATAGTTGCAAATATGGACATAACAGAATTAGTAATCTTCTTCCAGTTCATACTGTTTACTTTAACAAGCATAAACCTATTACCAGCAATATTCAGTTCACTATCAGTGGCAAATGGAACAGCAAAAAGAATTGAACAAGTACTAGATATTGAATACACAGTTATAGAAAAAGATTATGAATATAAAAACAATAATAATCCGAACATAATTGAATTTAATGATGTGAACTTCAAATATGCAACAGATAATGTTATCAGTGATATGACATTTAATGTTGAAAAAGAATCAACAATAGCAATTGTAGGTAAAATTGCAAGTGGAAAATCAACACTATTATCACTCATACATGGATTATACCCTTGTACCAGTGGTGAAATAAAAATAGACGGTAATACAATTAATCAAATAAAGAGGAAAGACTTAAATAGTAAAATATCAGTTGCAACACAAAAAAATTTCCTGTTTAATGATACAGTAAAAACAAACATTACCCTTAACGATGATTCAATAGACTTAGATGAAATCCGATTATCAGCAGAATTATCCGGTTTAGACAAATATGTTGATGACATAGATGACTTTTTACAGTACCAAGTCAACGAAAAAGGTGCAAATTTATCCACAAGCATAAAAAATAGGCTGAACATAATGCGTTGCCTAGTGAAAAAAGCTGACATATACCTATTCGATAATGTATTCACAACCTATGATGAAAACTCCCAGTACAAAATATTCGAAAAGATTAAAGAACATTTAAAGAATAAAACAATAATTCTTGTAACAGACAACATTGAAATACTCGAAAACATGGATAAGATAATCCTGTTAGATGATGGAAAAATCAGCACTATAGGCACACATTCAGAATTAATAGAAAATTCAGAATATTATAAAAACCTGGTTAACAATGATAAGGGGATGTTATTATGA
- a CDS encoding IS4 family transposase, whose amino-acid sequence MCFMSFVSDYLEKINKYCCRKYVLDDVHFTRKRKIGMDDLILHIITNKNRANVVECLSFYKELKQDDFVTITPQAFSEKRQYLDPRVFVDMNSDLMSDIYNQSDELKEYKEYWIFGCDTSVIDCPNTPLTKKEWDVPKDNPIHEYRSRARISAITDDLNHFILSSEIVPKNTSEVELAINHINDLKDKITLNKSITVYDRGYNSTKLILYHLINKSNFIIRLKKDTFKNQRAKMLSDDENIEIKVKKIHKKDLTPEEKIIAKSIGNPQIRVVNIPVTRSNGETYIESLITNLPQEKFTPEDLKRLYGTRWETEINFDRLKNRLDIENFSGQKKITIQQDFYSHIFIFNILMATYNDATQQINRKSRKEVQEKLEYKPNLNTIIGLIRKYLLKLVFEDKATRTKIIKHITEIASKSLVTTKISPPPNTNNRLAQDPTNKHPGNNRKP is encoded by the coding sequence ATGTGTTTCATGTCTTTTGTTTCTGATTATCTGGAAAAAATTAATAAGTATTGTTGTAGAAAATATGTATTAGATGATGTTCATTTTACTCGTAAGCGTAAAATTGGGATGGATGATTTGATTCTTCATATTATTACCAATAAAAACCGTGCTAATGTTGTAGAATGTTTATCTTTTTATAAAGAACTTAAACAGGATGATTTTGTGACTATTACTCCTCAAGCTTTTAGTGAAAAACGACAATATTTGGATCCAAGAGTATTTGTTGATATGAATTCTGATTTGATGTCTGATATTTATAATCAAAGTGATGAATTAAAGGAATATAAAGAATATTGGATATTTGGTTGTGATACAAGTGTTATTGATTGTCCTAATACACCTTTAACTAAAAAAGAATGGGATGTTCCAAAAGATAATCCTATCCACGAATATCGTAGTAGAGCAAGAATTTCTGCCATTACTGATGATTTAAATCATTTTATTCTATCTTCAGAAATAGTTCCTAAAAATACATCAGAAGTAGAGTTAGCAATAAACCACATAAACGATTTAAAAGATAAGATAACTCTCAATAAGAGTATAACAGTATATGACCGAGGATATAACAGTACAAAACTAATATTATATCACTTGATTAACAAATCAAACTTCATAATAAGATTAAAAAAGGACACCTTTAAAAATCAACGAGCAAAAATGCTATCAGATGATGAGAACATAGAAATCAAAGTCAAAAAGATTCATAAAAAAGATTTAACACCTGAAGAAAAAATAATTGCTAAAAGTATAGGAAACCCACAAATAAGAGTAGTGAACATACCAGTAACAAGATCCAATGGAGAAACATACATAGAATCATTAATAACCAATCTTCCACAAGAAAAATTTACCCCAGAAGACCTTAAAAGATTATATGGAACCCGATGGGAAACAGAAATCAATTTCGACAGATTAAAAAACAGATTAGACATAGAAAACTTCTCAGGACAAAAGAAAATAACTATACAACAAGACTTTTACAGCCACATATTCATTTTCAACATACTAATGGCAACATACAATGACGCCACACAACAAATAAACCGAAAATCACGAAAAGAAGTACAAGAAAAACTAGAATACAAACCAAACTTAAACACAATAATAGGACTAATAAGAAAATACCTATTAAAACTAGTATTCGAAGATAAAGCAACACGGACAAAAATAATAAAGCACATAACAGAAATAGCATCCAAAAGTTTAGTCACAACAAAAATAAGCCCACCCCCAAACACCAACAACAGACTAGCACAAGACCCAACAAACAAACACCCCGGAAACAACAGAAAACCATAA
- a CDS encoding IS4 family transposase, which yields MFSKVIVSNTLSNLRNIDKKYYVNENNFIYSKKLTPENTAGIILNNNGLNINSQARHFIKRIEKNWFFKVSGSAFCQRRQNLLPELFKEENDKLIHNVYKQLKHLHKYNGKSLLAADTSIITLTNHTITNEKYGIKSKLDAKNTIPRARISCITDTLTNMVISASINIKATSEPKLASRQINELKNIIDLENSIIMGDRGYDSLEMMLNIIEQNSYFIIRLKDSTFKKERENLTKQDENIWININNTRLKNAENKEIKEKYLKEGRIKLRIIEIKLEKENDEEENKEYLITNLTKEMAPYDDFKELYHQRWSIETEFDRLKNIHEIENFSGRKEICIKQDFYAKILTYNMTMTLKQDGERFMTILISKNKKRRYQINISTALSLFKDILIVLLREKEEFKLKLLEFCIYEMIEDLSSSLIDPPNTERIVKDITNKFPGNIKRA from the coding sequence ATGTTTTCAAAAGTAATAGTATCCAACACATTATCCAATTTACGAAATATAGATAAAAAGTATTATGTTAATGAAAATAACTTCATATATTCAAAAAAATTAACTCCCGAAAACACAGCAGGTATTATATTGAATAATAATGGATTAAACATTAATTCACAAGCTAGACATTTCATCAAAAGAATTGAAAAAAATTGGTTTTTTAAAGTTTCAGGTTCTGCTTTTTGCCAAAGAAGACAAAATTTACTCCCTGAATTATTTAAAGAGGAAAATGATAAGTTAATTCATAACGTATACAAACAATTAAAACATTTACATAAATATAATGGAAAATCATTACTTGCAGCAGATACTTCTATCATAACACTAACTAATCATACTATTACTAACGAAAAATATGGAATTAAGTCCAAATTAGATGCTAAAAACACTATTCCACGAGCAAGAATTTCATGTATAACTGATACACTAACTAATATGGTAATAAGTGCTAGCATCAATATTAAAGCAACTAGCGAACCTAAACTTGCATCTAGACAAATAAATGAGCTTAAAAACATCATCGATTTAGAAAACAGCATAATTATGGGTGACAGAGGATATGACTCACTAGAAATGATGTTAAACATCATAGAACAAAACTCCTATTTCATAATACGATTAAAAGACTCCACATTCAAAAAAGAACGCGAAAATTTAACAAAACAGGATGAAAACATATGGATTAACATAAATAATACTCGTTTAAAAAATGCTGAAAATAAAGAAATAAAAGAAAAATACCTAAAAGAAGGACGAATTAAACTAAGAATAATCGAAATAAAATTAGAAAAAGAAAATGATGAAGAAGAAAATAAAGAATACCTTATTACAAATTTAACAAAAGAAATGGCACCATATGATGATTTTAAAGAGTTATATCATCAAAGATGGAGTATAGAAACAGAATTTGACCGATTAAAAAACATACACGAAATAGAAAATTTCAGCGGTAGAAAAGAAATATGCATAAAACAAGACTTCTACGCTAAAATATTAACATACAACATGACTATGACACTTAAACAAGACGGAGAAAGATTTATGACAATATTAATCTCAAAAAACAAAAAAAGACGATACCAAATCAACATATCAACTGCACTCAGTTTATTCAAAGACATATTAATAGTATTATTAAGAGAAAAAGAAGAATTTAAACTAAAATTATTAGAATTTTGTATATACGAGATGATAGAAGATTTATCTTCATCCTTAATCGATCCACCAAACACAGAAAGAATAGTAAAAGACATAACCAACAAATTTCCAGGAAATATCAAAAGAGCATAA
- a CDS encoding helix-turn-helix domain-containing protein: protein MVGKTKIDIFRNMSKSELKEAMHEYVIAHRIYERLYAINLLAEGYSYDMVAHKMNKSYQTIHRWAKICESEGIDGLKPNYTGGRPEKISKSDLHKVDLMIKENDEITIQEVHDFILKEFNVDYSMKQIWEILTQKLNYKCKNTKVIPKNKELISNT, encoded by the coding sequence ATGGTAGGCAAAACTAAAATTGATATTTTTAGGAATATGTCTAAATCTGAGTTAAAAGAAGCAATGCATGAGTATGTTATAGCTCATAGAATATATGAACGATTATATGCTATTAATTTATTAGCAGAAGGTTATTCATATGATATGGTAGCACATAAAATGAATAAATCTTATCAGACTATTCACAGGTGGGCTAAAATTTGTGAATCTGAGGGAATTGATGGTTTGAAACCTAATTATACTGGTGGAAGACCAGAAAAAATAAGTAAATCAGATTTACATAAAGTAGACCTTATGATTAAAGAAAATGATGAAATTACTATTCAAGAAGTTCATGATTTTATTTTAAAAGAATTTAATGTCGATTACAGTATGAAGCAAATATGGGAGATTTTAACTCAAAAACTAAATTATAAATGTAAAAATACTAAAGTTATACCCAAAAATAAAGAGTTAATCAGTAATACATAG